The DNA sequence CCAATGTAGGGGTGAGGTTCATTGTTGAATTAGAGGCAGGTAAATCCACTCTTAGATTAGAAAATATTCTGAGAGTTTTGCAAGCCTTGGGCGGCGTACTAAGCGTGGAGGGCATGGACCCTTTCATTGGTAATAAACAAGATGAGGTGCGCTAATGGTTAGAGAATTAAACGTCTGGTTTTTTGGTGAGTGCGTAGGGGTGCTAACTCAAGATGAAGGCTATCTATCTTTTCAGTATCTGCCTGAATGGCTGAAATCAAAAAACGCTAAGCCACTCTCTCAATCCTTGCCATTAC is a window from the Polynucleobacter sp. MWH-Aus1W21 genome containing:
- a CDS encoding type II toxin-antitoxin system Y4mF family antitoxin translates to MSTQIQNSLDLGRLVRETRKRLKLTQPQLALAANVGVRFIVELEAGKSTLRLENILRVLQALGGVLSVEGMDPFIGNKQDEVR